One window of Saimiri boliviensis isolate mSaiBol1 chromosome 4, mSaiBol1.pri, whole genome shotgun sequence genomic DNA carries:
- the PPP1R3G gene encoding protein phosphatase 1 regulatory subunit 3G — protein MEPTGARLSLEARGPAPSGEPPPAEELPAPGVLCVEGSGDGDGTSETPSPDAQLGDRPLSPKEEAALQEQEELLECRRRCRARSFSLPADPILQAAKFLQQQQQQQAVALGGEGAEDAQLGPGGCCAKCKKRVQFADTLGLSLASVKHFSEAEEPQVPPAVLSRLRSFPMRAEDLEQLGDLLAAAAVAAPLSAPPSRLRPLFQLPGPSAAAERLQRQRVCLESVQCSAAPGAEVKGSGRVLSCPGPRAVTVRYTFTEWRSFLDVPAELQPEQQEPQSPEEPSEASEPRSGDPEKQPGAEYFHFSLCLPPGLQPEDGEEADARGVAVHFAVCYRCAQGEYWDNNAGANYTLRYARPADGL, from the coding sequence ATGGAGCCCACAGGGGCGCGACTAAGTTTGGAGGCGCGGGGACCAGCGCCCTCTGGAGAGCCCCCACCCGCCGAGGAGTTGCCCGCCCCGGGGGTCCTATGCGTGGAGGGTAGCGGCGACGGCGACGGCACTTCGGAGACCCCGAGTCCCGACGCTCAGCTAGGCGATAGGCCTCTATCCCCGAAGGAAGAGGCCGCCctccaggagcaggaggagctgcTGGAATGTCGCCGCCGCTGCCGCGCGCGCTCCTTTTCCTTGCCCGCGGACCCCATCCTGCAGGCGGCCAAGTTCctgcaacagcagcagcagcaacaggcTGTGGCGCTGGGCGGCGAGGGGGCGGAAGACGCGCAGCTCGGCCCGGGCGGCTGCTGCGCCAAGTGCAAGAAGCGGGTGCAGTTCGCGGACACGTTGGGGCTGAGCCTAGCCAGCGTGAAGCACTTCAGCGAGGCGGAGGAGCCGCAGGTGCCGCCCGCCGTGCTCTCGCGCCTCCGAAGCTTCCCCATGCGCGCGGAGGATCTGGAGCAGCTCGGGGATCTGCTGGCCGCGGCGGCGGTGGCCGCGCCCCTCTCAGCGCCGCCTTCCCGGCTCCGGCCGCTATTCCAGCTCCCCGGGCCGAGCGCCGCGGCCGAGCGCCTGCAGCGGCAGCGCGTGTGCCTGGAGAGCGTGCAGTGCTCGGCGGCCCCGGGCGCGGAGGTGAAGGGCTCCGGCCGGGTGCTCAGCTGCCCTGGGCCCAGGGCGGTGACCGTGCGCTACACCTTTACCGAGTGGCGCTCCTTCCTGGACGTGCCGGCTGAGCTGCAGCCCGAGCAGCAAGAGCCACAGTCACCAGAGGAGCCGTCGGAGGCTTCGGAGCCCCGGTCTGGGGATCCCGAGAAACAGCCAGGCGCCGAGTACTTCCACTTCTCACTGTGCCTGCCTCCGGGCCTGCAGCCTGAGGACGGAGAGGAAGCCGATGCGCGCGGCGTCGCGGTCCACTTCGCGGTCTGCTACCGCTGCGCGCAGGGCGAGTACTGGGACAACAACGCAGGTGCCAACTACACGCTGCGCTACGCGCGCCCTGCGGACGGGCTCTGA